A single region of the Pyricularia oryzae 70-15 chromosome 4, whole genome shotgun sequence genome encodes:
- a CDS encoding C6 zinc finger domain-containing protein: MLTSGLDSHRRKQEKEPPPPPPMLATKASTFTHRSSVAYTTCRDRHVHCDGTRPCCTHCSSEARVCEYTPSRRGGLTRAELAARRAAKDRPSSTTGVRCCNDAGSLPGRRRAAATAVAVANTSTVTTPSSYHRDVWAHVLSNKARRGELEPLLACMRFIGSLYAKSDQATELGESVRLDIHTRGDLNPDPALAQCRLLYSIGTYWCGDRDTSRREMDAALGIAIGLGMHCREFTIENSGSGEDPSIYTWLMRGYAAIRKKPTFATRNVHITADLPCEEREYESGTIPTPKTLDEFDSREFSPENHVYSSFAYLIGATARDS, from the exons ATGTTGACATCCGGTTTGGATAGTCACAGGAGAAAGCAAGAGAAAGAAccccctcccccccccccaatgcTTGCCACCAAAGCATCCACCTTCACCCACCGGTCCTCCGTGGCCTACACAACCTGCCGGGACCGCCATGTCCACTGCGACGGAACCCGCCCGTGTTGTACCCACTGCTCTTCCGAGGCCAGAGTGTGCGAGTATACACCGTCGCGACGTGGCGGCCTCACCCGGGCCGAGCTGGCTGCCCGCCGTGCTGCCAAGGACCGGCCCAGCAGCACTACCGGAGTGAGGTGTTGCAACGACGCGGGATCGCTGCCGGGGCGTAggagagcagcagcaacagcggttgctgttgcta ACACTTCCACCGTTACCACCCCTTCCTCCTACCACAGAGATGTATGGGCACATGTCCTAAGTAACAAGGCGCGCCGAGGCGAGCTGGAGCCGCTCCTGGCGTGCATGCGCTTCATCGGCAGCCTGTACGCCAAGTCGGACCAGGCGACCGAGCTAGGGGAATCCGTCCGGCTCGACATCCACACCCGCGGTGACCTGAACCCAGACCCGGCACTGGCGCAGTGTCGCCTGCTCTACTCCATCGGCACGTACTGGTGCGGCGACAGGGACACGTCCCGGCGCGAGATGGACGCCGCCCTGGGAATCGCCATCGGTCTGGGCATGCACTGCAGGGAATTCACCATCGAGAACTCGGGCTCCGGTGAGGATCCG TCGATATACACGTGGTTGATGCGTGGGTACGCCGCCATTAGGAAGAAGCCGACCTTTGCGACCCGCAACGTGCACATCACGGCGGACCTGCCGTGCGAGGAGCGGGAGTATGAATCAGGG ACGATCCCAACGCCCAAGACACTCGACGAGTTCGACAGCCGCGAGTTCTCACCAGAAAACCACGTCTACTCATCCTTTGCCTACCTAATAGGCGCCACCGCGCGGGATAGCTAG